A window of the Lactuca sativa cultivar Salinas chromosome 7, Lsat_Salinas_v11, whole genome shotgun sequence genome harbors these coding sequences:
- the LOC111911466 gene encoding transcription factor bHLH18: protein MEISQFRGFSELSGIEDPCFNSQWPFNSFDDQLNPMNMEAAAFGDITHHLYNSHSPIFDHYKPILEPSPRPTKQPKTSSWNSCITPDNSMMNHNLHYANDSLIANQANLVTPKEEGTVSSKRTFGFACDSNFQASQVQFGNQNHHHGGGGSGGGVKPTTTSNTIRGPATPQDHILAERKRREKLSQRFIALSALVPGLKKMDKASVLGDAIKYLKTLQEKVKTLEEQTKKRSNTESVVFVKRYEILAEGGEISSSDENFSGGPVHEQLPEVEVRFSGKDVLIRVHCEKKTGVVEETLAEIEKLNLSIINTTAMTFASYALDITIVAQMDQEFTMTMKDLVKNLRSALKKFM, encoded by the exons ATGGAGATTTCACAATTCAGAGGGTTTTCAGAATTGTCAGGAATTGAGGACCCTTGTTTCAACTCTCAATGGCCATTCAACTCATTTGATGATCAACTCAATCCAATGAACATGGAAGCAGCTGCATTTGGAGACATCACACATCATCTCTATAACTCTCATTCACCTATTTTTGATCATTATAAACCAATTTTAGAACCATCCCCACGACCAACTAAACAGCCCAAAACCAGCAGCTGGAATTCATGCATCACCCCTGATAACTCCATGATGAATCATAATCTACATTATGCAAACGATTCACTTATCGCAAATCAAGCCAACCTTGTAACTCCAAAAGAAGAAGGCACTGTATCTTCCAAAAGAACATTCGGTTTCGCTTGTGATTCAAACTTCCAAGCATCCCAAGTCCAGTTTGGCAACCAAAACCACCACCATGGTGGCGGCGGAAGCGGTGGGGGAGTGAAACCAACCACCACAAGCAACACCATTAGAGGACCTGCTACACCTCAAGACCATATCTTGGCTGAGAgaaagagaagagagaaacttAGCCAGAGATTCATAGCACTCTCAGCCCTAGTCCCCGGATTGAAAAAG ATGGATAAAGCTTCTGTTCTTGGAGATGCGATCAAGTACTTGAAAACCCTCCAAGAAAAAGTGAAAACACTCGAGGAACAAACAAAGAAGAGATCAAACACAGAGTCGGTAGTTTTCGTTAAAAGATACGAGATTTTAGCTGAGGGTGGTGAAATATCTTCTTCCGATGAGAACTTTTCCGGTGGCCCAGTTCATGAGCAACTCCCTGAAGTGGAGGTAAGATTTTCCGGCAAGGATGTTTTAATTAGAGTTCACTGTGAGAAAAAGACCGGTGTTGTTGAAGAAACCCTAGCAGAAATCGAGAAACTTAATCTTTCCATCATCAATACCACTGCCATGACCTTTGCTAGCTATGCCCTCGATATCACCATTGTTGCCCAG ATGGATCAAGAATTTACTATGACGATGAAGGATCTTGTCAAGAATCTACGAAGTGCTCTGAAAAAATTCATGTGA